From the genome of Malus sylvestris chromosome 6, drMalSylv7.2, whole genome shotgun sequence, one region includes:
- the LOC126627395 gene encoding lysine-specific demethylase REF6-like: MAASSGLVAEANPEVFQWLKTLPVAPEYHPTWAEFQDPIAYIFKIEKEASQYGICKIVPPVPPSSKKTTIGNLNRSLAARAGVLGSSGQKSQPTFTTRQQQIGFCPRRPRPVHRPVWQSGEHYTFQEFEAKAKSFEKSYLRKCSKKGGLSPLEIETLYWKATVDKPFSVEYANDMPGSAFVPVSARKSSSTSKDAGDNVTLGDTAWNMRGVSRSKGSLLRFMKEEIPGVTSPMVYIAMLFSWFAWHVEDHDLHSLNYLHMGAGKTWYGVPRDAAVAFEEVVRVQGYAGEINPLVTFSTLGEKTTVMSPEVFVSSGIPCCRLVQNAGEFVVTFPRAYHTGFSHGFNFAEAANIATPEWLRVAKDAAIRRASINYPPMVSHFQLLYDLALALCSRMPARISSEPRSSRLKDKRKGEGDIVVKELFVQDVIQNNDLLHVLGKGSPIVLLPQSSSDLSVCSKLRVGSQSRVNPGFSQGSYNLKEEMKSSGSVSDGLMIDGQQVKGFYSVRGKLASLSESNNLPSLSGCNNVCGLNLKRSNLSCERESHVEGEGLSDQRLFSCVTCGILSFACVAIIQPTEEAARYLMSADCSFFNDWVVGSGLGSKAFSVVTGDPVTSNNAPCTGLEENNSPNGLYDVPVHSGNYQIQVVDQRNEVVSNTEMPRETSALGLLALNYGNSSDLEEDQVETDAPVCSDEPKVTNCSLESRYRDQSASLPSGGTSGVHSPSSPGSDCENELRLQNFDHYATDGRKIANFKDTGHQDIDSSADFRTNNYASTATGFGKAIVPMQKTNTSCHPGCDEDSSRMHVFCLEHAVEVQQQLRSIGGVHILLLCHPDYPRIEDEAKSMAEELGISYLWNDMAFMNATKEDETRIKLALDSEDAIAGNGDWAVKLGINLFYSASLSRSHLYSKQMPYNSVIYKAFGRSSPASSPTRIDVYGRRGGKPKKVVAGKWCGKVWMSNQVHSFLVKRDPEEEVEVAEDEEERPFRAWAMPEEDDEVKSEITRRTEKTVKKYARKRKMTADTRTAKKAKCFEKEDAVSDYSLDDNSHQQQRRLPKSKQAKHIERGRTKKAKGIETNDAFSDDSMQEDDSHQQNGRILHSEQVEYIERSDVSDDSVGIDSHQQHRRTAKSKQFKPVETDVVSDDSFEGSSHQPRRVLRSKTTKCTGRENLISEDVRGFSSHQQRRSISRSKQARARFMEREDTSLDETPEDTSQQHKRNLRNKQTKPETRGKMRQETSRQVKQGTAPLVKQGTRTLRNQQTPQQTKKQTPRLRNNQSEQNNQSEQNSFDLYAEDETEGGPSTRLRKRAPKPSKVPGTKSKEQQQTARKKAKNASAGKTQAGRNETKREEDGEFVCDLEGCTMSFASRHELSLHKRNICPVKGCGKKFFSHKYLVQHRRVHTDDRPLRCPWKGCKMTFKWAWSRTEHIRVHTGARPYVCAEPGCAQTFRFVSDFSRHKRKTGHSAKKSKK, translated from the exons ATGGCGGCTTCTTCTGGGTTGGTTGCAGAGGCGAACCCGGAAGTGTTTCAATGGCTCAAAACCCTACCCGTAGCTCCCGAGTACCACCCCACTTGGGCGGAGTTCCAAGATCCGATTGCCTACATTTTCAAAATCGAGAAGGAGGCTTCACAGTACGGAATCTGCAAAATCGTGCCGCCGGTGCCGCCTTCCTCAAAGAAGACCACAATTGGGAACTTGAACCGGTCTCTGGCTGCTCGGGCGGGGGTTTTGGGTTCTTCGGGCCAGAAATCCCAGCCCACATTCACTACCCGGCAGCAGCAGATCGGGTTCTGCCCTCGGAGGCCACGGCCCGTGCACCGACCCGTGTGGCAGAGCGGCGAGCACTACACTTTCCAGGAATTTGAAGCGAAAGCTAAGAGCTTTGAGAAGAGTTACTTGAGAAAATGTAGCAAGAAGGGAGGGCTTTCGCCGCTGGAAATTGAAACCCTTTACTGGAAGGCGACTGTGGATAAACCCTTTTCGGTGGAGTATGCGAACGACATGCCCGGTTCAGCTTTTGTGCCAGTGAGTGCGAGGAAAAGTAGTAGTACTAGTAAAGATGCAGGGGACAATGTGACTCTTGGTGATACTGCTTGGAATATGAGGGGGGTGTCGAGGTCAAAAGGGTCGTTATTGAGGTTTATGAAGGAGGAGATTCCGGGGGTTACTTCGCCGATGGTGTATATAGCTATGTTGTTCAGCTGGTTTGCTTGGCATGTGGAGGACCATGACTTGCACAGCTTGAATTATCTGCATATGGGAGCAGGGAAGACGTGGTATGGTGTGCCGAGGGACGCTGCGGTTGCATTCGAGGAGGTTGTTAGGGTACAGGGCTATGCAGGAGAGATCAATCCTCTTG TTACCTTTTCAACCCTTGGCGAGAAGACTACTGTGATGTCGCCTGAAGTATTTGTCAGTTCAGGAATTCCATGCTGCAG GCTTGTGCAAAATGCTGGGGAGTTTGTTGTGACTTTCCCAAGAGCGTATCACACTGGATTCAGTCATG GATTTAATTTTGCGGAGGCAGCTAACATTGCAACTCCTGAGTGGTTGAGGGTTGCAAAAGATGCTGCTATTCGACGAGCTTCAATCAATTATCCTCCAATGGTGTCTCATTTTCAGTTACTTTATGATCTTGCTTTAGCATTGTGTTCAAG AATGCCTGCGCGCATAAGTTCTGAACCACGGAGTTCTCGACTgaaagataagagaaagggtgaAGGAGACATAGTAGTTAAAGAGCTATTTGTACAGGATGTCATTCAGAATAATGACCTGCTTCATGTTCTTGGAAAAGGGTCACCAATTGTCCTTCTACCCCAAAGTTCTTCTGACCTTTCTGTTTGTTCAAAATTACGTGTTGGTTCACAATCAAGAGTAAACCCTGGCTTTTCCCAGGGCTCATACAATCTGAAGGAAGAAATGAAATCGTCAGGTTCAGTTTCTGATGGTCTCATGATAGACGGGCAGCAGGTTAAAGGTTTCTATTCCGTGAGAGGAAAACTTGCATCTCTAAGTGAAAGTAATAATCTTCCCTCTTTAAGTGGATGTAATAATGTCTGCGGCCTGAATTTAAAGAGGTCGAACTTGAGCTGTGAAAGAGAAAGTCATGTCGAAGGGGAGGGGTTGTCAGATCAGAGACTGTTTTCTTGTGTTACATGTGGAATTTTGAGCTTTGCTTGTGTTGCTATTATTCAACCAACAGAAGAAGCAGCCAGATATCTTATGTCAGCAGATTGTAGCTTTTTTAATGATTGGGTTGTTGGATCTGGATTGGGTAGTAAGGCGTTCTCGGTTGTAACTGGAGATCCAGTTACTTCAAATAATGCTCCTTGCACAG GATTGGAGGAAAACAATTCCCCTAATGGTTTATATGATGTGCCTGTTCACTCTGGTAATTATCAAATCCAGGTGGTTGATCAAAGAAATGAAGTGGTTTCAAATACTGAAATGCCGAGAGAGACTTCAGCTCTTGGTCTATTAGCTTTGAATTATGGAAATTCATCTGACTTGGAGGAAGATCAGGTTGAAACAGATGCTCCTGTCTGTTCTGATGAACCAAAGGTGACAAACTGTTCTTTGGAAAGTAGATATAGAGACCAAAGTGCTAGTCTTCCTTCTGGGGGTACAAGTGGGGTTCACAGTCCCTCGTCACCAGGATCTGATTGTGAGAATGAACTTCGTCTACAAAATTTTGATCACTATGCTACAGATGGACGTAAAATAGCAAATTTCAAGGATACCGGCCATCAAGACATTGACAGCTCTGCTGATTTCAGAACTAATAATTATGCTTCCACAGCAACAGGTTTTGGTAAGGCTATCGTACCAATGCAGAAAACAAACACGTCATGTCATCCAGGATGCGATGAAGACTCTTCTAGAATGCATGTCTTCTGCCTTGAGCATGCTGTAGAGGTTCAGCAGCAGCTTCGTTCAATTGGAGGTGTCCATATTTTACTCCTTTGTCATCCAG ACTACCCAAGGATAGAGGATGAAGCCAAATCAATGGCAGAAGAGCTGGGAATAAGTTATCTCTGGAATGATATGGCATTCATGAATGCCACCAAGGAAGATGAGACGAGGATTAAGTTAGCTCTGGATAGCGAGGATGCCATTGCTGGGAATGGGGACTGGGCTGTAAAGTTGGGGATCAATCTCTTCTACAGTGCCAGCCTTAGCCGCTCTCATCTTTATAGTAAGCAGATGCCATACAATTCTGTTATATACAAAGCATTTGGCCGGAGCTCTCCTGCTAGTTCGCCAACAAGAATTGATGTCTATGGGAGGAGAGGTGGCAAGCCAAAAAAGGTAGTGGCAGGCAAATGGTGTGGTAAAGTATGGATGTCAAACCAAGTTCATTCTTTTCTAGTAAAAAGGGATCCTGAGGAAGAAGTAGAAGTagcagaagatgaagaagagcGGCCCTTCCGTGCTTGGGCAATGCCAGAAGAGGATGATGAGGTAAAATCAGAAATCACACGCAGAACTGAGAAGACAGTTAAGAAGTATGCTAGGAAGAGGAAAATGACTGCAGATACTCGGACAGCCAAGAAAgcaaaatgttttgagaaagaGGATGCAGTTTCAGATTATTCATTAGATGACAACTCTCATCAGCAGCAAAGGAGGCTTCCTAAGAGCAAGCAAGCCAAACATATTGAGAGAGGTCGAACCAAGAAAGCCAAGGGTATTGAGACAAATGATGCATTTTCAGATGATTCAATGCAAGAGGATGATTCTCATCAGCAAAATGGGAGGATTCTTCACAGCGAGCAAGTTGAGTATATTGAGAGAAGTGATGTTTCAGATGATTCTGTGGGAATTGATTCTCATCAGCAGCATAGGAGGACTGCTAAAAGTAAGCAATTCAAGCCAGTAGAAACAGATGTGGTTTCAGATGATTCGTTTGAGGGTAGTTCTCATCAGCCGCGGAGGGTCCTTAGAAGCAAGACAACTAAATGCACTGGGAGAGAAAATTTGATTTCGGAGGATGTTCGCGGGTTTAGTTCTCATCAGCAACGAAGGAGCATTTCTAGAAGCAAGCAGGCCAGAGCCAGATTCATGGAGAGAGAAGATACCTCTCTGGACGAAACACCGGAAGATACTTCTCAGCAGCATAAGAGAAATCTTCGAAACAAGCAAACCAAACCAGAGACCCGTGGGAAAATGAGACAAGAAACCTCTCGCCAAGTGAAACAAGGAACTGCTCCTCTTGTGAAACAAGGTACTCGCACTCTGAGAAATCAACAAACCCCTCAGCAAACGAAGAAGCAGACACCTAGGCTCCGAAATAATCAATCTGAGCAGAATAATCAGTCTGAGCAGAACAGCTTTGATTTATATGCTGAAGATGAGACAGAAGGTGGGCCTAGCACGCGCCTTAGAAAAAGAGCTCCTAAGCCCTCAAAAGTCCCTGGAACCAAATCAAAAGAGCAGCAACAAACTGCTAGGAAAAAGGCAAAGAATGCTTCAGCAGGGAAGACTCAGGCTGGCCGAAATGAAACAAAGAGGGAAGAGGATGGAGAATTCGTGTGTGATCTTGAGGGGTGTACCATGAGTTTTGCCTCGAGGCATGAGCTTTCCCTCCACAAAAGAAACATATGTCCAGTCAAGGGGTGCGGAAAGAAATTCTTCTCGCACAAGTATCTGGTGCAACATCGCCGAGTTCACACAGATGATCGCCCCCTTCGGTGTCCTTGGAAGGGCTGCAAGATGACATTCAAGTGGGCATGGTCTCGCACCGAGCACATTAGGGTTCACACAGGTGCTCGTCCCTATGTATGCGCTGAACCAGGGTGTGCACAGACCTTCCGATTTGTGTCAGATTTCAGCCGTCATAAGCGTAAGACCGGGCATTCAGCGAAGAAGAGTAAGAAGTGA